In a genomic window of Gemmatimonadota bacterium:
- a CDS encoding class I SAM-dependent methyltransferase has product MNSKDYFDRVAQDWDEMRESFFSDEVREEALSTAAVQKGKTAADIGAGTGFISEGLIQKGLQVIAVDQSEAILKEMKRKFADIETIDYRVGQAQNLPIPNATVDYAFANMYLHHVESPSEAIAEMVRILKPAGKLVITDLDEHEFDFLREEHHDRWMGFKRADIAEWFQSAGLRDIYIDSIGTCCEAQSSCGSEFASIGIFIASGGK; this is encoded by the coding sequence ATGAACAGTAAGGACTACTTTGATCGCGTTGCTCAGGACTGGGACGAAATGCGCGAAAGTTTCTTCTCCGATGAAGTCAGGGAAGAAGCACTTTCTACCGCTGCTGTCCAAAAAGGCAAAACTGCCGCTGACATCGGCGCGGGCACAGGCTTTATCTCCGAAGGTCTGATACAGAAGGGACTTCAGGTCATTGCAGTTGACCAGTCTGAAGCAATTTTAAAAGAAATGAAGAGAAAATTTGCGGACATTGAGACGATTGACTATCGCGTTGGACAAGCCCAAAACTTGCCCATACCCAATGCAACAGTTGATTATGCTTTTGCCAACATGTATCTCCACCATGTTGAATCCCCGTCAGAAGCAATCGCAGAAATGGTCCGAATCCTGAAGCCTGCCGGTAAACTGGTAATCACGGACCTGGACGAACACGAATTCGACTTCTTGCGAGAAGAACACCACGACCGCTGGATGGGTTTCAAAAGAGCAGATATCGCAGAATGGTTTCAGAGCGCGGGACTGAGAGACATATATATTGACAGCATCGGTACGTGTTGCGAAGCGCAGTCGAGTTGTGGCAGCGAGTTTGCCAGCATCGGTATATTCATAGCTTCGGGTGGAAAATAA
- a CDS encoding PorV/PorQ family protein: protein MKRCTFKWTIIPILLLVVGFASEGFAQRRFEAEVGPGVEALPYSRVGRSGWQFAKLPSSARMASLGGIATVLSKADANAALTNPSTISDVTNISLSGSSMNWIADITYYSGAVVKNFDQWGVFGLSISTLDYGDMVRTENQELFGPDGETLGRTQPVIEGLGTFSGGDLAVGINYARRITDRLQVGGTAKYFQETLDDATTGNWAIDIGTYYHTGIKSLRIAMLGQNFGPDTEFTKYDEQIQIPPSQVRMPMVFKLGAAFDLVEQSEDQPHLLTVATEFTHPNDGDEKMHIAAEYGLRNLAYIRGGYRFNYDEEGLTAGGGLNLKRDQYGISVDYAYIEFGRLGSVHVVTVGFDFGN from the coding sequence ATGAAACGTTGTACATTTAAATGGACAATAATTCCGATCCTTTTGCTCGTGGTGGGATTTGCAAGCGAGGGGTTCGCGCAGCGGCGGTTCGAGGCAGAGGTAGGCCCAGGCGTCGAGGCTCTGCCCTATAGCCGCGTGGGACGGTCGGGCTGGCAATTTGCCAAATTGCCCTCCTCGGCGCGCATGGCGAGTCTGGGAGGTATTGCAACGGTATTGAGCAAGGCAGACGCCAACGCCGCATTGACCAATCCATCTACTATCTCAGACGTAACAAATATCAGCCTTTCGGGCAGCAGCATGAACTGGATTGCCGACATCACCTATTATTCCGGTGCTGTGGTCAAAAATTTTGACCAGTGGGGTGTTTTCGGCCTCAGTATCAGTACCCTTGATTACGGGGATATGGTGCGCACAGAAAACCAGGAACTATTTGGTCCCGATGGCGAAACACTGGGCCGCACCCAGCCCGTTATAGAAGGCCTGGGCACGTTTTCGGGCGGCGACCTCGCCGTGGGCATCAATTACGCCCGGCGCATCACAGACCGCTTGCAGGTGGGCGGCACGGCGAAATACTTCCAGGAAACCTTAGACGATGCCACCACCGGCAACTGGGCCATTGATATCGGCACGTACTATCACACCGGCATCAAAAGCTTGCGGATTGCCATGCTCGGGCAGAATTTCGGTCCCGATACCGAATTCACCAAATACGACGAACAGATTCAAATACCGCCATCGCAAGTGCGAATGCCCATGGTATTCAAACTCGGTGCGGCTTTTGATCTGGTCGAACAGTCAGAAGATCAGCCCCATCTCCTCACGGTAGCAACCGAGTTTACGCATCCCAATGACGGCGACGAAAAAATGCACATAGCCGCCGAATACGGATTGCGAAACCTGGCCTATATCCGCGGCGGGTACCGCTTCAACTACGACGAAGAGGGCCTCACCGCTGGCGGGGGCCTCAATCTGAAGCGCGATCAATACGGGATCAGCGTGGACTACGCCTATATCGAATTTGGCCGTCTGGGTTCAGTACATGTCGTGACGGTCGGATTTGACTTTGGGAACTAA
- a CDS encoding methyltransferase, translating to MKHSSHQTTLRDDATYGLGEITLQHPPETSPITPATRISIEAIGVHKHLLHGIGIDWGCGGGCLSIAASRIPEVNRIVGFDISEEDVATASENARLNRVEAKTKFMRSDSFEPFSDTDRRELESLKGKVNFILANPPSSENDDGFEYRRIVLRGAREFLVSGGCVFLSISYQYGMPRITNLEKDVPGFHHEGVLATTDCVPFDLARPDLMHCLESYALEEDRGGLEYTFCNPLQPSESLDARASLKLFNQTQQSPLSRWQTHLFRYS from the coding sequence ATGAAACACTCGTCACACCAGACCACTCTAAGAGATGACGCGACGTATGGACTTGGAGAAATCACGCTTCAGCATCCACCCGAAACGTCTCCTATTACCCCAGCCACTCGTATCTCAATTGAGGCAATCGGTGTACACAAACACCTGCTTCACGGTATTGGAATCGATTGGGGATGTGGCGGCGGATGTCTCTCCATCGCTGCCAGTCGAATTCCCGAAGTGAACCGCATAGTTGGATTCGACATCTCTGAAGAAGACGTGGCGACAGCCAGCGAGAACGCGCGATTGAACAGGGTCGAAGCCAAAACCAAATTCATGCGCTCTGACTCCTTCGAGCCATTTTCCGACACGGACCGACGTGAACTGGAAAGCCTGAAAGGAAAAGTGAATTTTATCCTGGCCAACCCACCATCCAGCGAGAACGATGACGGATTCGAATACAGAAGAATCGTTCTGCGCGGTGCCAGAGAATTCCTGGTAAGCGGGGGTTGTGTATTCCTCAGCATCTCCTATCAGTACGGCATGCCGCGGATTACCAACCTGGAGAAAGACGTCCCGGGATTCCATCACGAAGGCGTTCTGGCGACCACGGATTGTGTTCCATTTGATCTTGCGCGACCAGACCTGATGCACTGTTTGGAATCATACGCGCTTGAAGAAGACAGAGGTGGACTCGAATACACCTTTTGCAACCCATTGCAACCATCTGAAAGCCTGGACGCTCGAGCCTCTTTGAAGCTGTTCAATCAAACGCAACAAAGCCCCTTATCGAGATGGCAAACCCATCTATTCAGGTATTCCTGA
- a CDS encoding redoxin domain-containing protein translates to MDAYYESLLGRAKFVKKDYTEAIQHLSSAIGKMGDSALDAEGYFWLGRTYEKIEKWDDAMVAYANSLAEREDKNVRKFAERLGSQITGLKTSVPEKKVVTIDELISEAQIKKSIPAPDFQAETLEGEKVSLSDYQGKVLILDFWATWCGPCLAELPYFQELVNLYKNDPSVAFLTISQDRSKDVARKFIEQKGYTFPVIFDTGIGQLFEVEGIPLLIVIDKEGNIRYKHFGFDPNNVDFVQLMKKEIQIVLMK, encoded by the coding sequence TTGGACGCGTATTATGAAAGTTTGCTTGGGCGTGCCAAATTTGTCAAAAAAGACTACACGGAAGCGATTCAGCATTTGTCATCAGCAATAGGCAAAATGGGTGATTCCGCTTTAGATGCTGAAGGCTATTTCTGGTTGGGCAGAACATACGAAAAGATAGAAAAATGGGATGATGCAATGGTCGCATACGCAAATAGTTTGGCAGAAAGAGAAGATAAGAATGTGCGTAAGTTTGCCGAGCGTCTGGGAAGCCAAATTACCGGGCTAAAAACATCTGTTCCTGAAAAAAAAGTCGTCACTATTGATGAACTAATCTCGGAAGCACAGATCAAAAAAAGTATTCCTGCACCGGATTTCCAGGCGGAGACCCTTGAGGGGGAAAAGGTCTCTTTGTCAGACTATCAAGGCAAAGTTCTAATACTTGACTTTTGGGCTACGTGGTGTGGACCCTGTTTAGCAGAATTGCCATATTTTCAAGAGTTAGTGAATCTCTACAAGAACGACCCATCCGTTGCTTTTCTCACAATTAGTCAGGATCGATCCAAAGATGTCGCCCGAAAATTCATTGAGCAAAAGGGTTACACATTTCCCGTTATTTTTGATACGGGTATCGGCCAACTTTTCGAAGTTGAAGGCATTCCCCTCTTAATAGTTATTGATAAAGAAGGAAACATACGATACAAGCATTTTGGATTTGACCCCAACAATGTTGACTTCGTCCAACTGATGAAGAAAGAGATACAGATCGTCCTGATGAAATAA
- a CDS encoding sigma-70 family RNA polymerase sigma factor, which yields MNDSLPGDKTLVDKACGGDERAFADLINQHRSLVFGVIRAVLQDADDTEDATQETFILAYRNLNQLDDVGKFSSWLYTIARNVALKWVRKRTLEARGLSRVQEYQQLDFLHPEKVVELQYLSALKRAFKLLSPADRMVTTLFYLVGLHQSQIASILGIPVGTVKSRLHRSRKQLKRRLLVMGNGTLVDHENQEDYGRRVIGGMRGVIHWQKLIQSDGLADWRPAKGHTEASLHRVWTRTDDGIVGEAGPSSDNDSPLIIGDSSWGSYELSLLITPISGGNAQVFFRMSEDERCWYLLDFLLGWRAVAISKVTPEGLTKLSVVNYPIERGQEYDVQIAARGASLTSYIDGKLVNQVTDFSYQSGPIALNVWECKTAFRDLRFRLLH from the coding sequence ATGAATGATTCATTACCGGGCGACAAGACTCTGGTCGATAAAGCCTGTGGTGGCGATGAGAGAGCATTTGCCGATCTGATTAACCAGCACCGATCTCTGGTGTTTGGGGTTATACGGGCTGTGCTGCAAGATGCTGATGATACCGAAGATGCCACGCAAGAGACATTTATTCTTGCCTATCGGAATCTCAACCAGCTCGATGATGTTGGCAAGTTCTCATCCTGGCTTTATACAATTGCGCGCAACGTGGCTCTCAAATGGGTGAGAAAGCGAACCCTTGAGGCACGGGGATTATCAAGGGTGCAGGAATATCAACAGCTCGATTTTTTGCATCCTGAGAAAGTGGTGGAGTTACAGTACTTATCTGCTCTGAAGCGGGCTTTCAAATTGCTCTCTCCGGCGGATCGGATGGTCACTACGCTGTTTTATCTGGTCGGATTACATCAGAGTCAGATTGCCAGTATCCTCGGTATTCCGGTGGGTACTGTCAAGAGTCGGTTACACAGATCGCGAAAACAACTGAAAAGGAGGCTTTTAGTCATGGGAAATGGAACACTTGTAGATCATGAAAATCAGGAAGATTACGGACGCAGAGTTATTGGTGGAATGAGAGGGGTTATCCACTGGCAAAAATTGATCCAGAGCGATGGATTGGCAGATTGGCGACCCGCAAAGGGACATACCGAAGCGTCTTTGCATCGCGTTTGGACGCGCACGGACGATGGTATCGTCGGTGAAGCAGGACCCTCAAGTGACAACGACTCTCCGCTTATTATAGGTGATTCTTCCTGGGGAAGTTATGAACTGTCGCTTCTCATTACGCCCATTTCTGGCGGCAATGCTCAGGTTTTCTTTCGAATGTCCGAAGACGAACGGTGCTGGTATTTGCTGGATTTCTTATTGGGCTGGCGGGCTGTCGCCATTAGCAAGGTTACTCCCGAGGGGCTAACAAAGCTCAGTGTGGTCAATTATCCCATTGAGCGCGGACAGGAATACGATGTGCAAATCGCCGCCCGGGGCGCGTCTCTTACTTCATATATTGATGGCAAGTTGGTCAATCAGGTGACCGATTTTAGCTATCAATCTGGACCGATTGCGCTGAATGTGTGGGAATGCAAAACGGCTTTTCGAGATCTCCGATTCCGTCTTTTGCATTGA
- a CDS encoding tetratricopeptide repeat protein codes for MYKAINIFVFLLVFASLNTAFATESAEMVFNQGIDYLYEGEWEKAGKSFKKAIELDPNFQKPHEYYQNVEFFFFERKEEIRTEYRERIKKDPQNAVLYVLLARILDRNSEERIELLEQAIAVDSTFTPAYTQLRFAYHQNYEKAQDILSKGLKIQPHSIELLDAQAGLFASMGKSERAQDLYREIITSYPDSIDACWAYRALAESEENDEKRIELLEKTMTLMEQTDYAISDVYVYLYRDYEKTNPQKAVALAQKVTQIRPPFYDRRAPFEAYQFLYRYWIKSDTTKAIDVTVQALNSGSRHYEIYAYLGYQLIEIKREIPLAIQLLNRAKKFNGPSQL; via the coding sequence ATGTATAAAGCGATCAACATATTTGTTTTTCTTCTGGTCTTTGCATCATTGAATACCGCATTTGCTACTGAGTCAGCGGAAATGGTTTTTAATCAAGGGATCGATTATCTTTACGAAGGCGAATGGGAAAAAGCTGGCAAATCATTCAAAAAGGCCATCGAATTAGATCCTAATTTTCAAAAACCCCATGAATATTACCAGAATGTCGAGTTCTTTTTCTTTGAGAGAAAGGAAGAAATACGCACCGAATACAGAGAACGGATCAAAAAAGACCCCCAAAATGCTGTTCTATATGTTCTCTTAGCTCGTATTCTTGATCGGAATTCTGAAGAAAGAATTGAACTGCTGGAGCAAGCAATAGCTGTAGATTCGACCTTTACGCCCGCTTATACTCAGTTGCGCTTTGCATACCACCAAAATTATGAAAAAGCTCAAGATATCCTTTCAAAGGGATTAAAAATCCAGCCCCATTCAATCGAATTGCTTGATGCACAAGCAGGGTTGTTTGCATCTATGGGAAAATCTGAACGCGCACAAGACCTGTATCGCGAAATCATCACTTCATATCCAGATTCAATCGACGCCTGCTGGGCTTATCGCGCACTTGCGGAGTCAGAAGAAAACGACGAAAAAAGAATAGAATTGCTGGAAAAGACGATGACTTTAATGGAACAAACGGATTACGCCATTTCTGATGTGTATGTGTATTTGTATCGCGATTATGAAAAAACAAATCCTCAAAAAGCTGTAGCCCTGGCCCAAAAAGTAACACAAATTCGCCCTCCTTTTTATGATCGCCGAGCACCATTCGAAGCATACCAATTTCTCTATCGCTACTGGATCAAATCGGATACAACCAAAGCAATAGATGTAACAGTCCAAGCTTTGAACTCAGGTTCAAGACACTATGAAATCTATGCATATCTGGGCTATCAACTCATTGAAATAAAAAGAGAGATTCCATTAGCAATCCAGTTGCTTAACAGGGCTAAAAAATTCAATGGTCCAAGCCAGTTGTGA
- a CDS encoding ABC transporter permease, with translation MILSYLRTSFRNLFRHRLYTLVNILGLAVGMAACILVGLFLQHEFSYDAYHRDIDRIHRVMRFVHPSGGGLPYYPFGTQYRAGSTLVDELPEIEDMTHFITRPMWAGLEDRGFDVRGTVADSNFLRFFTFPLIDGSQPPELTPGSVYITESFAQKLFGTTEVIGRTLKIYYKWVEGDFYIGGILRDQPAATSGEFVFDLLITYEGTSGPGSPPWRRQWYPATKFLVLKTFVRLAPDASLSSLRSKLHDFARRHLGNGADPRDTYDLMPLRHQHLYARRDFQLQMDVLDQQDGLVQGDINRCYTFGLIGAIILALACVNFVNLSTARGANRALEVGVRKAVGSTRAQLVVQFLGETILLAGISAILALAIVELTLPTVNNLLISSLQINIWSVVGAALLALFVGLTAGIYPAVFLSSFAAVQVLKGSGQKIGGRSQLRRSLVIFQFAISVALVIGTLIAWQQTNYIRTRDLGFAKEGLITMPLIKEDRRLRKHFESIRDRFEASPDVLGATVSLAPPGYENNTDRWLVRRLDHADSVNVHYLSVDHKFTEVYGIPILEGRPLTLTDKDQLNLLLNETAAQALGGAKPGTVLRVWGRDFIVIGIFKDFHNSSLHNPVRPLMLVYRPEYDYVTVKVRMDNLPKTLDFLASVWKDFVPAHAFKFLFVDDFLNNFYRGEMRTQTAFTYLSGLAIFVACLGLLGLIAYTTEVRTKEIGVRKVLGASSGDILTLLLKEFAVLIIIASLLAWPAAYLFTRSWLDRFAYRIDLDPGVFLAGSLLVLVIAFCTISFQAIRAARANPVDALRYE, from the coding sequence ATGATTTTGAGTTATCTCCGCACATCTTTCCGCAATCTTTTTCGACACCGCCTTTACACGCTCGTCAACATCCTTGGTCTTGCCGTGGGGATGGCAGCTTGTATCCTCGTCGGTCTGTTCTTGCAGCACGAGTTCAGCTATGACGCCTATCATCGGGACATAGACCGTATTCATCGCGTAATGCGATTTGTACACCCATCAGGTGGCGGCCTGCCATACTATCCATTCGGCACTCAATATCGGGCTGGCTCCACACTTGTCGATGAATTGCCCGAAATTGAGGATATGACCCACTTCATCACGCGGCCCATGTGGGCTGGTCTTGAAGATCGCGGCTTTGATGTGCGCGGTACTGTGGCCGACTCCAATTTCCTGCGCTTTTTCACCTTCCCATTAATTGACGGAAGCCAGCCACCCGAATTAACACCTGGATCCGTCTATATCACAGAAAGTTTTGCACAAAAGCTCTTTGGCACCACTGAAGTTATCGGGCGAACGCTCAAGATTTACTACAAGTGGGTGGAAGGCGACTTCTACATCGGTGGTATTCTCCGAGACCAGCCGGCTGCTACATCGGGTGAGTTTGTGTTTGACCTGTTAATCACTTATGAAGGAACCTCAGGACCCGGAAGTCCACCATGGAGAAGGCAGTGGTATCCCGCAACAAAATTCCTTGTTCTGAAAACCTTTGTTCGGCTCGCGCCCGATGCCTCTCTATCATCTCTTCGTTCCAAACTCCATGATTTTGCACGCCGTCATCTGGGCAATGGCGCAGACCCGCGTGACACCTACGACCTTATGCCCTTGCGTCATCAGCATTTGTATGCCCGACGCGATTTCCAATTACAGATGGATGTGTTGGACCAACAGGACGGTCTTGTGCAGGGGGACATCAACCGCTGCTATACTTTTGGCCTTATAGGAGCAATCATTTTGGCACTGGCATGTGTCAATTTCGTAAACCTTTCCACAGCACGGGGAGCGAACCGCGCCCTGGAAGTTGGTGTGCGCAAGGCCGTGGGATCCACACGCGCCCAGCTTGTCGTCCAGTTTCTCGGAGAGACAATTCTCCTCGCCGGGATATCGGCTATTTTGGCACTTGCCATTGTCGAGCTTACCCTTCCCACAGTCAACAACCTGCTAATTTCTTCTTTACAAATAAACATCTGGTCTGTCGTCGGTGCTGCATTGCTCGCACTTTTTGTCGGTCTAACTGCCGGTATCTACCCAGCGGTGTTCTTATCATCTTTTGCTGCTGTACAAGTTCTAAAGGGATCAGGACAGAAGATCGGCGGACGGTCCCAACTCCGACGGAGTCTGGTCATTTTCCAATTTGCCATTTCGGTAGCCCTCGTCATCGGTACCCTCATTGCCTGGCAGCAAACAAACTATATTCGCACACGCGACCTCGGGTTTGCAAAAGAGGGCTTAATTACAATGCCCCTGATTAAAGAAGACCGACGCTTACGCAAGCACTTTGAAAGCATTCGAGACCGTTTTGAAGCAAGTCCCGACGTTCTGGGCGCGACCGTTTCTCTGGCTCCGCCCGGTTATGAAAATAATACTGACCGCTGGTTGGTCAGACGGCTGGACCACGCAGATTCTGTGAATGTCCACTACCTGTCGGTGGATCACAAATTTACCGAGGTCTATGGCATCCCCATCCTCGAAGGCAGACCATTGACCCTAACTGACAAGGATCAATTAAACTTACTCCTGAACGAAACAGCCGCTCAGGCACTGGGCGGCGCAAAACCGGGTACCGTCCTGCGCGTTTGGGGTAGGGATTTCATTGTCATCGGTATTTTCAAAGACTTTCACAACAGCAGTCTGCACAATCCCGTGCGACCCCTGATGCTTGTATATCGACCCGAGTACGATTATGTCACCGTGAAAGTGCGTATGGACAACCTGCCCAAAACACTGGACTTTCTCGCATCAGTCTGGAAGGACTTTGTACCGGCTCACGCCTTCAAATTCCTCTTTGTCGATGATTTTTTAAACAACTTCTACCGCGGCGAAATGCGTACTCAGACGGCCTTCACTTATCTTTCGGGCCTGGCCATTTTTGTCGCCTGTCTGGGGCTTTTGGGCCTGATTGCCTACACCACAGAAGTTCGCACCAAAGAAATCGGCGTTCGCAAAGTCCTTGGAGCATCGTCTGGCGATATTCTAACTCTCCTCCTGAAGGAATTTGCAGTGCTCATCATCATCGCAAGTCTGCTGGCATGGCCTGCCGCATATCTCTTCACCCGGTCCTGGCTGGACCGTTTTGCCTACCGAATTGATCTGGATCCAGGCGTTTTTCTCGCCGGAAGCCTGCTGGTGCTTGTGATCGCATTCTGCACCATCAGCTTTCAAGCCATCCGCGCTGCACGCGCCAATCCAGTTGATGCGCTGCGTTATGAGTGA
- a CDS encoding ABC transporter permease has translation MLWNYLTVGIRNLRRHAFYSILNILGLAVGIACMLLAVLYVGYQFRFDQHHEKSDRIYRVIRKIKDVSGERYDLGTKPVAPHLRDKFPEVEAVTRMLVRGMWASNEEHGFNTRVCITDAEIFDVFTLPMVVGDPKTGLNDPHTAFLSQTLAHKLFGNEDPIGKTVNINYKWFKGDFTITGILKDQPKTSNDKLQFDFLTTTYPQPSEQYPENRWRQQVWDGWPSTWFIGPLRTYVLVRQGADVAELQKKLHAFAADHQLAGPERYDFYLQPLDRIHLYSIQDYGTAEINAGDITRCYTLLFIGLLVLLIACINYINLVTARSANRLREVGLRKVVGATRLQLMGQFLGESLLIVLLAGVLAVLFASDALPFFNEFMDVDLHLTDAGSVFVLALSLCVLLGTGLLAGSYPSFVLSAFEPIRALRGSLRSQRRSMNQIMVVLQFGVSVVLIITTLVVYSQLSFVRTKELGFKKEHTVILPVFLRDRGLRPQAQTILSELHTQPGVLKASAFHMTPGQIGPDRLILRAEGHGDTTFKLYWNGIDDNYLDLFGLSIASGRSLVGMPPGFRKIDENKWESSALINETVARELGWDDPVGKSFFYTDGPFQIHVIGVVKDYHNQSLHHGIAPMILQNSTSLNRIAVRLAPGDLKAQLAALESVWKQFLPDRPFEYQFFNEVLDAYYQSEITLQKVCGVFAALSIFISCLGMLGLIAFATQQRTKEIGIRKVLGATEGNIILLLTRNFLWLTIIANVIGWPVAYYLMSTWLNDFAYRINLEPFMFIATGLLTLGIVLITVGGQAWRAACANPVDALRDE, from the coding sequence ATGCTCTGGAATTACCTCACCGTTGGAATCAGAAATCTGCGCCGGCACGCCTTCTATTCAATTCTGAATATCCTCGGATTGGCTGTGGGTATTGCGTGTATGTTGCTGGCGGTATTGTATGTGGGTTATCAGTTTCGTTTTGACCAGCACCACGAAAAGAGCGACCGCATTTACAGAGTCATCCGAAAAATCAAGGATGTCAGCGGCGAGCGCTACGACCTGGGGACAAAGCCCGTCGCTCCGCATCTGCGCGACAAATTCCCCGAAGTTGAGGCAGTGACACGGATGCTCGTCAGAGGCATGTGGGCATCTAACGAGGAGCACGGTTTCAATACGCGCGTGTGCATAACCGATGCGGAGATATTCGATGTTTTTACCCTACCAATGGTAGTCGGCGATCCCAAAACCGGACTCAACGATCCCCATACCGCGTTTCTCTCCCAGACATTGGCGCACAAGCTATTCGGCAATGAGGACCCGATAGGCAAAACTGTCAATATTAACTACAAGTGGTTTAAGGGCGATTTCACAATTACCGGTATCCTGAAAGACCAACCAAAGACATCAAATGACAAGCTACAGTTCGACTTTCTGACCACCACATATCCACAACCATCGGAACAATATCCGGAAAACCGATGGCGACAGCAGGTATGGGATGGGTGGCCCTCGACCTGGTTCATCGGACCGTTGCGGACTTATGTACTGGTGCGTCAGGGAGCCGATGTTGCTGAACTACAAAAAAAACTACACGCTTTTGCAGCCGATCACCAGCTTGCCGGTCCTGAACGCTATGATTTCTATTTACAACCACTCGACCGCATCCACCTGTACTCGATTCAGGATTACGGCACAGCGGAGATCAATGCCGGGGATATCACGCGCTGCTATACGCTGCTATTCATTGGACTGCTCGTGCTATTGATCGCCTGCATCAATTACATCAACCTGGTAACGGCGCGGTCAGCCAATCGGCTGCGCGAAGTTGGCCTGCGCAAGGTCGTGGGTGCGACACGGCTGCAATTGATGGGTCAATTTTTGGGCGAGTCCCTGCTCATCGTCTTATTAGCAGGCGTGCTGGCGGTATTATTTGCCTCCGACGCACTGCCCTTCTTTAATGAATTCATGGACGTTGATCTGCATTTGACCGACGCGGGTTCAGTATTCGTCTTGGCGCTCTCGTTATGCGTACTGTTGGGCACGGGCCTGCTCGCCGGGAGCTATCCGTCATTTGTCTTGTCTGCATTCGAGCCGATTCGCGCGTTAAGAGGCTCGCTGCGGTCTCAGCGCAGGAGTATGAATCAGATAATGGTTGTGCTACAGTTCGGTGTATCCGTAGTCTTAATCATCACGACGCTGGTGGTGTATAGTCAGCTCTCATTCGTGCGCACCAAAGAACTGGGATTCAAAAAAGAACACACCGTCATTCTGCCGGTCTTTTTGCGAGATCGCGGACTGCGACCACAGGCGCAAACAATCCTCAGTGAATTGCACACACAACCGGGAGTGTTGAAGGCGTCGGCATTTCACATGACGCCTGGACAGATCGGTCCGGACAGACTCATTTTGCGCGCCGAAGGGCATGGTGATACGACATTCAAGCTTTATTGGAACGGCATTGATGACAATTATCTCGATCTGTTTGGATTATCCATTGCATCGGGCAGGAGCCTTGTTGGTATGCCGCCTGGCTTCCGCAAAATCGACGAAAACAAATGGGAAAGTTCCGCATTGATCAATGAAACAGTCGCACGGGAACTCGGATGGGACGATCCTGTGGGCAAGTCCTTTTTTTATACAGATGGCCCGTTTCAGATACATGTAATCGGCGTGGTTAAGGATTACCACAACCAGTCGCTGCACCACGGCATTGCACCCATGATATTGCAAAACTCCACCAGTTTGAACCGAATCGCCGTGCGCCTGGCACCCGGCGACCTGAAAGCGCAACTCGCCGCGCTGGAAAGCGTGTGGAAGCAGTTTTTGCCGGACCGGCCTTTTGAGTATCAATTTTTCAACGAAGTGCTCGATGCGTATTACCAGTCGGAGATAACCCTGCAAAAGGTGTGCGGGGTTTTTGCCGCGCTGTCCATCTTTATAAGCTGTTTGGGAATGCTCGGATTGATCGCATTTGCCACACAACAGCGCACCAAAGAGATCGGCATTCGCAAAGTACTCGGCGCTACGGAAGGAAATATCATCCTATTGCTAACCCGCAATTTCCTGTGGCTAACTATCATAGCCAACGTAATCGGATGGCCAGTGGCGTACTATCTCATGTCCACCTGGCTCAATGATTTCGCCTACCGTATCAACCTGGAGCCATTCATGTTCATTGCAACAGGGCTATTGACACTGGGAATTGTGCTCATCACCGTGGGCGGACAAGCCTGGCGTGCGGCCTGCGCCAATCCAGTTGACGCACTGCGAGATGAGTAG